The Desulfonauticus submarinus genome has a segment encoding these proteins:
- a CDS encoding gp436 family protein yields MGYCTKDDLLTKIPEEYLLDLADDDGDGNLDETVVNNAIEQATAEIDAYLGSKYSTPLSSVPQIIKKLCIELTIYNLHLRSDKVTDAWKDVYKNDVALLKAISKGDLTIGVETETESTGFKISAREKVFGNIFEEMV; encoded by the coding sequence ATGGGATACTGCACAAAGGACGATCTCCTCACAAAGATCCCAGAAGAATATCTCTTAGATCTCGCAGACGATGATGGAGATGGCAATCTGGATGAAACTGTTGTGAATAATGCAATAGAGCAGGCAACAGCAGAAATAGACGCATATCTGGGGAGTAAATATTCTACTCCCCTGTCTTCTGTTCCGCAAATCATAAAGAAACTTTGCATTGAGCTTACTATTTACAATCTCCACCTGCGTTCAGACAAAGTTACAGACGCATGGAAAGATGTTTATAAGAACGATGTGGCGCTTTTAAAAGCTATATCAAAAGGAGATCTGACAATTGGCGTGGAAACTGAAACAGAATCCACAGGCTTTAAAATATCTGCAAGAGAGAAGGTTTTCGGGAATATATTTGAGGAGATGGTATGA
- a CDS encoding phage tail tape measure protein translates to MKDLNLSIKIDIDAKEGQVNLASIKKSFSDFSKEIKKIKKDQIANSRDLLGVRPHSEIFKDIESLKRAYKDLSKSGKLSLKELAQAKVKLNQKTKELKASTNGWVQALGMARAELVEIGAAVASLTISIREAVRFESAMADVRKTVDATQEQFKNLRKEILELGRVIPLSHQELAKIAALGGQLGIPLEDIAKFTEITAKMATAFDMIAEESGTAIGKLKNVFDLSIKEIESLGDTIDRLGNTTAAREKDIIEVLLRIGGSARQFDITKEQAAALADTMLALGKTPEVAATSINAFLNRLQGIETLTPKAKQALTTLGYTTESLAKQIRENPQKAILDFLNSLKRLDKESRTIIITEIFGREFQDDIALLVNGMNAYKKALSEIADKSKYAGAMQSEFATRAATTEKQFQLLKNAAAEIGVQLGSVFLPGLIKGMEVLRNMATAISDLVQLNPEVASLILTITSLALLSPSLGRLFDILKLGIAGLGSLSELQTTTAQVGLLKAEIVSLSQALSVVGAIGAAAFIGWNIGKVIAEIKVGKRTIGDWGAYFMGWIMDIVAGLKLLAGLWWDLSSFNWGNFKNRLNDFKTELELNKQIREMALKGERDIQSEKKKTIAEIKREMSLKQQKINLKQELARWQSELSRLETKRKMMSEEATKAEIQGIKEIIKGLEERKRKTEALLNESLRKEREYAEEVKRQQQEILNVQQTTEDKIREIRRRSMTEAELEADKEKEYFEKLEKAKEAYFQKNYALALKYARQAQDVAAGFKDQEEAIDKVKGSGELLKEIHEKIKEKAEENLQLQQEKTRELKKNMASLDKTLSEYHAKLEKLNAELKKISEKPTITQIDANIEKAKEKIEELKKQLAQIKDKTVTITVQQKTIETHQTGGLAGWSRIIGKLSGFGGGDRIKALLEAGEFVVRKEAVRKYGVGLLSAINNMRFNFPSIPLPDVRQLTTHLKSPLNTETYRKFEINLGGARLEGFAMKDIIDEFEMYLRRRKLCGA, encoded by the coding sequence ATGAAAGATTTAAACTTATCCATAAAAATAGATATAGACGCTAAAGAAGGCCAAGTCAATCTGGCTTCAATAAAAAAATCCTTTTCTGATTTTTCAAAAGAAATAAAAAAAATCAAAAAGGATCAGATAGCAAATTCCAGGGATTTACTTGGCGTTAGGCCTCATTCTGAAATTTTTAAAGATATAGAGAGTTTAAAAAGAGCTTACAAAGACTTAAGCAAGTCAGGAAAGCTTTCTTTAAAGGAACTTGCTCAAGCAAAAGTAAAACTAAACCAGAAAACAAAGGAACTTAAAGCATCCACAAATGGATGGGTTCAGGCACTTGGCATGGCCAGAGCAGAACTTGTGGAAATAGGCGCTGCTGTAGCTTCTCTTACAATTAGCATTAGAGAGGCAGTTAGATTTGAATCTGCAATGGCGGATGTTAGAAAAACGGTGGATGCTACTCAGGAACAGTTTAAAAATTTGAGAAAAGAGATTTTAGAGCTTGGCCGTGTTATACCTCTGTCACACCAGGAACTGGCCAAAATCGCTGCTCTGGGCGGTCAGCTTGGCATCCCTCTTGAAGATATAGCAAAATTTACTGAAATTACGGCTAAAATGGCCACTGCCTTTGACATGATAGCAGAAGAGTCAGGCACGGCAATAGGCAAGCTGAAAAATGTATTCGACCTTTCTATTAAAGAAATAGAATCTCTTGGAGATACTATAGACCGTCTTGGGAATACTACAGCAGCTAGAGAAAAAGATATTATTGAAGTTCTACTTAGGATTGGAGGCTCCGCCAGACAATTTGACATTACCAAAGAACAAGCAGCAGCTTTGGCGGATACAATGCTTGCACTAGGTAAAACTCCAGAGGTTGCAGCAACTTCCATAAATGCTTTTTTAAATCGACTGCAAGGCATTGAAACATTAACTCCCAAAGCAAAACAGGCACTTACAACTCTTGGCTACACTACTGAGAGTTTGGCTAAACAGATTAGAGAAAATCCGCAAAAGGCAATTTTGGACTTTTTAAATTCCTTAAAGAGACTGGATAAAGAATCACGAACTATAATCATAACAGAGATTTTTGGCAGAGAATTTCAGGACGATATTGCCCTTTTGGTAAATGGAATGAATGCCTATAAAAAGGCCCTTTCTGAGATAGCAGACAAAAGCAAATATGCAGGGGCCATGCAAAGCGAATTTGCAACCAGGGCGGCTACTACTGAAAAACAGTTCCAGCTGCTCAAAAACGCTGCTGCAGAAATAGGCGTTCAATTGGGCAGTGTTTTTTTACCAGGGCTGATCAAAGGAATGGAAGTATTGCGCAACATGGCTACGGCCATTTCTGACCTGGTTCAGCTAAATCCAGAAGTTGCAAGCCTGATTTTGACAATAACCTCCCTGGCCCTGCTTAGCCCTTCTTTAGGCAGGTTATTCGACATCTTGAAACTGGGCATAGCAGGTCTTGGCTCTCTTTCTGAGCTACAGACAACAACTGCTCAGGTGGGTTTGTTAAAGGCTGAAATTGTTTCTCTCAGCCAAGCCTTAAGTGTAGTTGGCGCAATAGGGGCAGCAGCATTTATCGGTTGGAATATCGGGAAGGTTATTGCTGAAATAAAAGTAGGCAAACGCACAATCGGGGATTGGGGAGCATATTTTATGGGCTGGATTATGGATATTGTGGCAGGACTTAAACTGCTTGCTGGATTGTGGTGGGATCTTAGCTCTTTTAACTGGGGCAATTTTAAAAACAGATTAAACGACTTTAAGACAGAACTAGAATTAAACAAACAGATAAGAGAAATGGCCTTAAAGGGAGAAAGGGATATTCAATCAGAGAAAAAAAAGACCATCGCAGAGATCAAAAGAGAAATGAGTTTAAAACAGCAAAAAATAAACTTAAAGCAAGAGCTTGCAAGATGGCAGTCAGAACTGAGCAGATTAGAAACAAAACGCAAAATGATGTCAGAGGAAGCAACAAAGGCAGAAATACAGGGGATTAAAGAGATAATAAAAGGGCTTGAGGAAAGAAAACGCAAAACAGAAGCTCTATTAAATGAGTCTTTGCGAAAAGAGAGAGAATATGCAGAAGAGGTAAAAAGGCAGCAGCAGGAGATCTTAAATGTCCAGCAAACAACAGAAGACAAGATAAGAGAAATTAGACGCAGGAGCATGACCGAAGCGGAGTTAGAAGCTGATAAGGAAAAAGAATATTTTGAGAAACTAGAAAAAGCCAAAGAAGCGTACTTTCAGAAAAATTATGCCTTAGCATTAAAATATGCCAGGCAGGCTCAAGACGTTGCTGCTGGTTTTAAGGACCAGGAAGAAGCAATAGATAAAGTTAAAGGATCTGGCGAATTATTAAAGGAGATCCACGAAAAGATAAAAGAAAAGGCAGAAGAAAATTTGCAATTGCAACAAGAAAAGACAAGAGAGCTCAAAAAAAACATGGCATCTTTAGATAAAACGCTTTCAGAATATCATGCAAAATTAGAAAAACTTAATGCTGAGCTTAAAAAGATATCAGAGAAACCAACAATAACGCAGATTGACGCTAATATAGAAAAGGCAAAAGAAAAAATAGAGGAACTTAAAAAACAATTAGCACAAATTAAGGATAAGACAGTAACAATAACTGTACAGCAAAAAACAATAGAAACCCACCAAACAGGCGGGCTGGCTGGCTGGTCAAGAATAATTGGCAAACTTTCTGGCTTTGGCGGTGGAGACAGAATAAAGGCTCTTTTAGAGGCTGGCGAGTTTGTAGTTAGAAAAGAGGCTGTGAGAAAATACGGCGTTGGGCTTTTATCCGCAATTAACAATATGCGCTTTAATTTCCCATCTATTCCACTTCCAGATGTAAGACAATTAACCACACATTTAAAATCACCTTTAAATACTGAGACTTATCGCAAGTTTGAAATCAATCTTGGCGGAGCCAGATTGGAAGGCTTTGCCATGAAAGATATAATAGACGAATTTGAAATGTATCTTAGGAGGAGAAAGTTATGCGGAGCATAG
- a CDS encoding D-Ala-D-Ala carboxypeptidase family metallohydrolase, whose translation MNWENIRHFKPHEFKCPCCGRCEIKEEAILALDMAREMAGVPFRITSGFRCEKHNREVGGKPDSAHLGGWAVDIRATNSKARYKIITALINCGFTRIGIGKNFIHADKDPEKVQNVVWVY comes from the coding sequence ATGAATTGGGAAAATATAAGACATTTTAAACCACATGAGTTTAAATGTCCTTGTTGTGGAAGATGTGAAATTAAGGAAGAGGCGATTTTGGCCCTAGATATGGCAAGGGAAATGGCAGGTGTTCCTTTTAGGATTACTTCTGGTTTTAGATGCGAAAAACATAATAGGGAAGTTGGTGGTAAGCCTGATTCTGCACATCTAGGAGGATGGGCAGTTGATATACGAGCAACCAATTCAAAAGCAAGATACAAAATCATAACTGCCCTTATAAATTGTGGATTTACCAGAATAGGTATTGGGAAAAATTTTATACACGCAGACAAAGACCCAGAGAAGGTCCAAAATGTAGTGTGGGTGTATTAA
- a CDS encoding phage virion morphogenesis protein, with product MRFIVTVDDSEIKRLERLSDLNLKDALEDVGEYLLQRIALCFRFERDPKGNRWPDLRKTTKKNRRGESYHILRDSGRLKDSFTKEVSKNRVMVGTSVKYAKTHQFGAKKGQFGTVEAKVREHIRNYKGREVKVREHTRKITIPWGDIPPRPFMGITEKDKKEIMDIILNSIRRRIIG from the coding sequence ATGAGATTTATAGTTACAGTTGATGATAGTGAAATAAAAAGACTGGAGCGACTCTCAGATCTTAATCTCAAAGATGCCCTGGAAGATGTTGGGGAATATCTGCTTCAGAGAATAGCCCTTTGTTTTAGATTTGAAAGAGATCCTAAAGGCAACAGATGGCCAGATCTTAGGAAAACCACAAAGAAAAACAGACGGGGGGAATCGTATCACATCTTAAGAGACTCTGGAAGGCTTAAAGACTCATTCACAAAAGAGGTTTCAAAAAATAGGGTAATGGTTGGAACATCTGTAAAGTACGCAAAAACCCACCAATTTGGGGCCAAAAAAGGTCAGTTTGGTACTGTAGAGGCAAAAGTAAGAGAGCACATAAGAAACTACAAAGGCAGAGAAGTGAAAGTAAGGGAGCATACAAGAAAAATAACCATTCCCTGGGGAGACATTCCACCAAGACCTTTTATGGGAATCACAGAAAAAGATAAAAAAGAGATTATGGACATAATTTTAAATAGCATCAGGAGGCGCATAATTGGTTGA
- a CDS encoding phage protein Gp37: protein MVDFSVLEEKIIQSLSELKNEGIRTCESYSGQLEGKIPEVTKRFPAVYVMCDGAKYTQRNQLTESEVSFLILCADRSLRAKSKEALAGVSSLVRRVRELLHGKRILGDPFTPLFVQEEKVLVFEPELGVAVFSARYFSKAMFRIGG, encoded by the coding sequence TTGGTTGATTTTAGCGTTTTAGAAGAAAAGATAATACAAAGCCTATCAGAGCTCAAAAACGAGGGAATACGGACCTGTGAGAGCTATTCAGGGCAACTTGAGGGAAAGATACCAGAAGTAACAAAAAGATTTCCTGCTGTATATGTAATGTGTGATGGGGCAAAGTACACGCAACGAAATCAGCTAACAGAGAGTGAAGTGTCTTTTTTGATTTTGTGCGCAGACAGATCTTTGCGTGCAAAATCAAAAGAGGCACTTGCTGGCGTTTCGTCTTTAGTAAGAAGAGTTAGAGAACTCCTGCACGGAAAGAGGATTTTGGGCGATCCTTTTACTCCTCTTTTCGTGCAGGAAGAAAAAGTTCTGGTCTTTGAACCAGAACTTGGAGTTGCAGTATTTTCTGCAAGATACTTCTCAAAGGCAATGTTTAGAATTGGGGGCTGA